The Ferviditalea candida genome has a window encoding:
- a CDS encoding tetratricopeptide repeat-containing glycosyltransferase family 2 protein codes for MKKLLSLCMIVKNEEKVLGRCLKSVKTLVDEIIIVDTGSTDSTKEIAKSFTEHVYDFEWVNDFSAARNYSIQQATGKWILVLDADEYVSEEDFQALRDYLIKANPTVPVVYLLPIINYTGESERLVSGIIESTGARLFPNHPDINYSSPIHEQLRYLHGELKYDSFPLRIYHTGYLSDVSIRQNKAERNMNIFSEKLVGQKKLNAYENFTLAREYINAKNYKKALYYLQKAYDRAKPDNIWLPFCIDDLISTYLQLGRLTDAFALIQKQLSLYPQYVDYYCLSGLFFHHFGFYDKAQELLETCVRLAEEAERSKRSFALVKPDYGYRIPYQILYQIARTDDDLEKMVFYLTKLLQINPNQIQFLFELCELLQIHEPAEKIVSFLQKLYPLSNPGNRLFLLQTSILLGNPTLADTYYEACLESGIPLSHNIKLKYYFLKHDRKSFDETIPRFSTGEQHAEHTSSQLLNTAIAWNEPAYLAHIHEVDPDLLNKLHLAQDFFVKDEIQVETEDEIGHATAIAIDLFRSGYFEAYDRFVAKIKNWDVMNRLADYFSAHGYKDIAFDYYSMLFEKGALQANGLEFIGRHFINQGEYQDGLLLLQQAIDQHSASIPLFTLYLQTCRDKDNKFAVKEKLFEIYPSCRNLSILSSL; via the coding sequence ATGAAAAAATTATTATCGTTATGCATGATTGTGAAAAATGAAGAAAAAGTATTGGGAAGATGCCTGAAGAGCGTTAAAACCCTGGTCGATGAAATCATCATTGTCGATACAGGCTCAACCGACTCAACCAAGGAAATTGCCAAGTCATTTACCGAACATGTTTACGATTTCGAATGGGTGAACGACTTTTCGGCGGCACGCAATTACTCCATACAACAGGCAACGGGAAAATGGATTTTGGTGCTTGACGCGGATGAATATGTTTCCGAAGAGGATTTTCAAGCGCTCCGAGACTACCTGATCAAAGCGAACCCCACCGTTCCGGTCGTTTATCTGCTGCCTATTATTAACTATACAGGAGAATCCGAACGTCTAGTTAGCGGAATAATCGAATCCACCGGGGCCCGTCTGTTTCCGAATCATCCGGACATTAACTATTCCAGCCCGATTCACGAACAACTGCGGTATCTTCACGGTGAATTGAAGTATGATTCTTTTCCTTTGCGCATTTATCATACAGGTTATTTGAGTGACGTCTCCATCCGACAAAACAAAGCAGAGCGCAATATGAATATTTTTTCCGAAAAATTAGTCGGTCAGAAGAAGCTTAATGCCTATGAAAATTTTACGCTGGCCAGAGAATATATCAATGCGAAGAATTACAAAAAGGCCTTGTATTATCTCCAAAAAGCATACGATCGGGCAAAACCGGACAACATTTGGCTTCCTTTTTGCATCGACGATTTAATTTCAACTTACTTGCAGCTTGGTCGCTTAACAGACGCTTTTGCACTAATCCAAAAACAGTTATCCCTATATCCCCAATATGTGGATTATTACTGTCTTTCCGGTTTATTCTTTCATCATTTCGGTTTCTATGATAAAGCCCAAGAGCTTCTTGAAACCTGCGTGCGATTGGCTGAAGAAGCCGAACGCAGCAAACGCTCCTTCGCTTTAGTCAAGCCAGATTATGGCTACCGGATTCCATACCAAATTTTGTATCAGATAGCCCGAACGGACGACGATCTTGAAAAAATGGTTTTTTATTTAACGAAACTGTTGCAAATCAATCCGAATCAGATTCAATTCCTTTTTGAGCTTTGTGAACTATTGCAGATTCATGAACCCGCAGAAAAAATAGTCTCCTTCCTTCAAAAACTGTATCCGCTGTCCAATCCCGGAAACCGTCTTTTTCTATTGCAAACCTCGATTTTATTGGGCAATCCGACGTTGGCGGACACCTATTATGAGGCTTGTTTAGAAAGCGGAATTCCTTTATCCCATAACATAAAATTGAAATATTATTTTCTGAAGCATGATCGCAAATCCTTCGATGAAACGATTCCCCGTTTCTCAACAGGGGAGCAACATGCGGAGCACACATCGAGCCAGCTTCTGAATACCGCCATCGCCTGGAATGAACCCGCTTATCTCGCCCATATTCACGAAGTAGACCCTGACCTATTGAATAAGCTTCATCTGGCTCAAGATTTTTTTGTGAAAGACGAGATACAAGTCGAGACGGAAGACGAGATTGGCCATGCAACCGCAATTGCTATCGATTTATTCAGATCCGGGTATTTCGAAGCTTACGACCGATTTGTTGCAAAAATCAAAAACTGGGACGTGATGAACCGATTGGCAGATTACTTCAGCGCGCACGGTTATAAAGATATTGCTTTCGACTATTATTCCATGCTGTTCGAAAAAGGTGCCCTTCAAGCGAATGGACTCGAATTCATAGGACGGCATTTCATCAATCAAGGGGAATATCAAGACGGGTTATTGCTATTGCAGCAGGCGATTGACCAGCATTCCGCTTCGATCCCGCTATTTACTTTATACCTGCAAACTTGCAGGGACAAAGACAATAAATTTGCCGTGAAGGAAAAATTATTCGAAATATATCCGTCCTGCCGAAATCTATCTATATTATCGTCTCTTTAA